From a single Granulicella aggregans genomic region:
- a CDS encoding CPBP family intramembrane glutamic endopeptidase: MNPLPDPIMKPATDPASTSPPGFWRTVRILLAASRARSTGRRRRAQQLLQQRSGNSTNWGGLGTFFAVLIMVGLNVLAAFLVHEASQPPAPPPPHAPIYTSRTIPVSQTFLDAANRALKDRANFFVPAEKAVPEEAYSTESQRIAEITGREPEEIESTLRQGLHDRGIQAFTVDTAPPPQAPALPPTAPELLAPMLGSILLLLWAVMLIFQGEGLEVDLQRRRHPMWEWLFSHPVPPGAVFLAEILSPLAANPIYWGAPLFVGFSYGFIYGPGLGALATILMGVPIAIATACIGKAIEIAVMLRVSPRSRGAVIGLMGWFGFTAMMVFFFGLSALPKFIAAAPEFLLRFTALPWPYLRWFLGGTADGTYSFSLGLLVCWALAAGSTAAAVAFSVWGAQQGLAGNFASDSRPSTAGSSTFRSGTRPLYRKELLWFLRDRSAIVQTILVPVTLAGFQAFNLRFIVGHAQESWNYLSGAAILFGTYFLWILGPKSLTSEGNALWIAMSWPQGLEALLKAKAWLWSLISSVLVALILCYAVFLFPSAFWKIALVGIGWFFFSRSMAEKSVTLVTVTSDSGEVEKIPAGRRWAVQLGMLTFSIGIVTQQWHIAVMGIVYSWITAAAIWQNFRARLPFLYDPWSEELPPPPTLMHAMIAISILVESGAVVAGILLGIFGRENIAIAQAMGYCVCSAAVAFGTVNFLDNRGVSLHEVITWPPSQSPSRNSTPTPPPTTSWWRTLISTNTALVPALLAGVAGGLLLGIFAHGYIAVLHHIPATAEILRKSEEEMARVFGLKQSYFVMAVFFAPFAEEYLFRGLLFRALDREWGGWRAVLGSAAFFAIYHGPLSWLPVGLLGVANALLFKKTGRLAPAVVLHMVYNAVVLS; this comes from the coding sequence ATGAATCCGCTCCCAGACCCCATCATGAAACCGGCCACAGATCCCGCTTCGACCTCCCCGCCCGGCTTCTGGCGGACCGTGCGCATCCTCCTCGCCGCATCGCGGGCCCGCTCCACCGGTCGGCGGCGTCGCGCGCAGCAACTCCTGCAACAGCGCTCCGGAAACTCCACCAACTGGGGAGGCCTCGGCACCTTCTTCGCGGTTCTGATCATGGTCGGCCTCAACGTCCTCGCTGCCTTCCTGGTTCACGAAGCGTCTCAACCACCTGCTCCTCCGCCACCGCACGCCCCGATCTACACCTCCAGGACAATCCCTGTCAGCCAGACTTTCCTCGACGCGGCCAATCGCGCTCTGAAAGATCGCGCAAACTTCTTCGTCCCCGCCGAGAAGGCAGTCCCCGAAGAGGCCTACTCCACCGAGTCCCAGCGCATCGCTGAGATCACCGGTAGAGAACCTGAAGAGATCGAAAGCACCCTCCGCCAGGGCCTCCACGATCGCGGCATCCAGGCCTTCACCGTCGACACCGCCCCTCCACCACAGGCCCCTGCACTCCCTCCCACGGCCCCGGAACTTCTCGCCCCCATGCTCGGCTCCATCCTGCTCCTCCTCTGGGCCGTCATGCTCATCTTCCAGGGCGAGGGCCTGGAAGTCGACCTCCAGCGCCGCCGCCACCCCATGTGGGAGTGGCTCTTCTCGCACCCCGTCCCTCCCGGCGCAGTCTTCCTCGCCGAGATCCTCTCGCCCCTCGCCGCCAACCCCATCTACTGGGGAGCGCCCCTCTTCGTCGGCTTCAGCTACGGCTTCATCTACGGCCCCGGCCTCGGTGCGCTCGCCACCATCCTCATGGGCGTTCCCATCGCCATCGCGACCGCCTGCATAGGCAAAGCCATTGAAATTGCCGTCATGCTCCGCGTCTCCCCACGCTCTCGCGGAGCGGTCATCGGCCTCATGGGATGGTTCGGCTTCACCGCCATGATGGTCTTCTTCTTCGGCCTCTCCGCCCTTCCGAAGTTCATCGCCGCCGCCCCCGAGTTTCTGCTGCGCTTCACCGCGCTTCCATGGCCCTATCTGCGCTGGTTCCTCGGCGGAACCGCCGACGGCACCTACTCGTTCTCGCTTGGCCTGCTCGTCTGTTGGGCCCTCGCAGCAGGCTCCACTGCAGCAGCCGTCGCCTTCAGCGTCTGGGGAGCGCAGCAGGGCCTCGCCGGAAACTTCGCCTCCGACTCCCGCCCCTCCACCGCCGGAAGCTCTACCTTCCGATCCGGCACAAGGCCGCTCTATCGCAAGGAACTCCTCTGGTTCCTCCGCGACCGCAGCGCCATCGTCCAGACCATCCTCGTCCCGGTCACCCTCGCCGGATTCCAGGCCTTCAACCTCCGCTTCATCGTCGGCCACGCTCAGGAGTCCTGGAACTATCTCTCCGGCGCGGCGATTCTCTTCGGCACCTACTTCCTCTGGATACTCGGCCCCAAGTCCCTCACCTCCGAAGGCAACGCCCTCTGGATCGCCATGTCCTGGCCCCAGGGCCTCGAAGCCCTGCTCAAGGCCAAGGCCTGGCTCTGGTCGCTCATCTCTTCCGTCCTCGTCGCTCTCATCCTCTGCTACGCGGTCTTCCTCTTCCCGTCCGCCTTCTGGAAGATCGCCCTCGTCGGCATCGGCTGGTTCTTCTTCAGCCGCAGCATGGCGGAAAAATCAGTAACCCTCGTCACCGTGACCTCTGACTCCGGCGAGGTCGAGAAGATCCCCGCCGGCCGCCGCTGGGCCGTGCAACTCGGCATGCTCACCTTCTCCATCGGCATCGTCACCCAGCAGTGGCACATCGCTGTCATGGGCATCGTCTACTCCTGGATCACCGCCGCAGCCATCTGGCAGAACTTCCGCGCCCGCCTGCCCTTCCTCTACGATCCCTGGTCGGAAGAGCTCCCGCCACCGCCAACGCTGATGCACGCCATGATCGCCATCAGCATCCTCGTCGAGAGCGGTGCCGTCGTCGCCGGCATTCTCCTCGGCATCTTCGGTCGCGAGAACATCGCCATCGCCCAGGCCATGGGATACTGCGTCTGCTCCGCCGCAGTGGCCTTCGGGACCGTCAACTTTCTCGACAACCGCGGCGTCTCACTCCATGAAGTCATAACCTGGCCACCCAGCCAGTCCCCGTCGCGCAACTCCACCCCCACACCGCCCCCCACAACATCCTGGTGGCGCACCCTCATCTCCACCAACACCGCCCTTGTCCCCGCCCTGCTCGCGGGAGTCGCCGGTGGCCTGCTCCTCGGCATCTTCGCCCACGGCTACATTGCCGTCCTCCACCACATCCCCGCCACCGCCGAGATCCTCCGCAAGTCCGAAGAGGAGATGGCCAGGGTCTTCGGCCTCAAGCAGTCCTACTTTGTCATGGCTGTCTTCTTCGCCCCGTTCGCCGAGGAGTACCTCTTCCGCGGTCTCCTCTTCCGCGCCCTCGACCGAGAGTGGGGAGGCTGGCGCGCCGTCCTCGGCAGCGCCGCCTTCTTCGCCATCTATCACGGTCCGCTCTCCTGGCTGCCCGTCGGCTTGCTCGGCGTCGCCAACGCCCTGCTCTTCAAGAAGACCGGCCGCCTAGCTCCCGCCGTCGTCCTGCACATGGTCTACAACGCCGTAGTCCTCTCGTAG
- a CDS encoding ABC transporter ATP-binding protein produces the protein MSDPTIPSPDLDASPAPPPLQLVTVDHVMKSFGDKTALKDISFAVPSGQICGLLGPNGAGKTTLFRLLMGILKPTRGSIQIAGLDAFEDRVAVKRLIGFLPDEPIFYSYLSGHEILSLSAAMHGLDPKETLARIDPVIAHLRLADDIYAYAEDYSRGMKKKLGLLLAMLHQPRLLVLDEPTNGLDVESTHLFYDLISETAAQGTTVLFSTHLMDHVTRLCSHAVIVNEGTVVAKGSIAELSASFGEATLEEIFLQLTARPPQR, from the coding sequence ATGAGCGACCCCACCATCCCCAGCCCGGATCTGGACGCCTCGCCCGCGCCCCCACCCCTCCAGCTCGTCACCGTCGATCACGTCATGAAGTCCTTCGGCGACAAGACCGCCCTCAAGGACATCTCCTTCGCCGTCCCCTCCGGCCAGATCTGCGGCCTCCTCGGCCCTAACGGCGCAGGTAAGACGACCCTCTTCCGCCTGCTCATGGGCATCCTCAAACCGACCCGCGGCAGCATCCAGATCGCTGGCCTCGACGCATTCGAAGACCGCGTCGCCGTCAAGCGCCTCATCGGCTTCCTTCCCGACGAGCCCATCTTCTACTCCTACCTCTCCGGCCACGAGATCCTCTCGCTCAGCGCCGCCATGCACGGCCTCGATCCCAAAGAGACCCTCGCCCGCATCGACCCCGTCATCGCCCACCTCCGTCTCGCCGACGACATCTACGCCTACGCCGAGGACTACTCCCGCGGCATGAAGAAAAAGCTCGGCCTGCTCCTCGCCATGCTCCATCAGCCCCGCCTCCTCGTACTCGACGAGCCCACCAACGGCCTCGACGTCGAATCCACCCACCTCTTCTACGACCTCATCTCCGAAACCGCCGCCCAGGGGACGACCGTCCTCTTCTCCACCCACCTCATGGATCACGTCACCCGCCTCTGCTCCCATGCCGTCATCGTCAACGAGGGTACCGTCGTCGCCAAAGGCTCGATCGCGGAGCTTAGCGCCAGCTTCGGAGAGGCCACCCTCGAGGAGATCTTCCTCCAACTCACCGCCCGTCCGCCGCAAAGATAG
- a CDS encoding DUF5615 family PIN-like protein: protein MKVFFDHNIPRKLRRLLKGHYVSIALEMNWTTLRNGDLLRAAEDAGYDVMVTADQDLSYQQNLSGRRLALVVLDTNNWNILQHNSAPIVSAVEASSPGSFQFVTVDQAGE, encoded by the coding sequence GTGAAGGTCTTCTTCGACCACAACATTCCGCGAAAGCTGCGGCGGCTGCTAAAGGGCCACTACGTCAGCATTGCCCTTGAGATGAACTGGACCACGCTACGTAACGGCGACCTGCTCCGCGCCGCCGAAGACGCCGGCTACGACGTGATGGTCACGGCGGACCAGGACCTCTCCTACCAGCAAAATCTCTCCGGCCGCCGGCTCGCTCTCGTCGTTCTCGATACCAACAACTGGAACATCCTTCAGCACAATTCCGCGCCAATCGTAAGCGCCGTCGAAGCCTCATCTCCGGGCAGCTTCCAGTTCGTTACAGTGGACCAAGCCGGAGAATAA
- a CDS encoding cytochrome P460 family protein gives MKSLARLAAVGIVFFLVLQAIRPGIPAPAATAELQAPPEIRHILEKDCYACHSNERRLAWFDQIVPGYWLVRHDILTAREHLNFSTLGTKPAAAQRATLFEAVNMIQLGAMPLPQFTALHPDAKVTPEDLATLKAYLAPWSTPPAPSSAATPTSTAPIPLSEVPPEWNGLAFDPTFEGWKVIATTDRGDNNTFRFILGNDIAFKAAQSGNITPWPDGSRLAKIAWQQQLGADGLIHPGKFIQVELMVKDAAKYKAVEGWGWGRWRGLDLKPYGKDAKFVNECTTCHLPVKGDDYVYTLPITTAKVDRQEAVNNHAAALPASLPYQPLGWTPITMYVDPKTHTTATLFGNEAAVHSINSPSASPTYQPGSVLALVTWIQREDPHWFGARIPDAPQSIEFVTVAGPGQSTYRDFAGNQLTEISFNARISAKFTADILGLTPASLP, from the coding sequence ATGAAATCCCTCGCAAGGCTCGCGGCAGTCGGAATAGTGTTCTTCCTTGTCCTCCAGGCCATCCGCCCCGGAATCCCCGCCCCGGCCGCCACCGCCGAGCTTCAGGCCCCGCCCGAGATCAGACACATCCTCGAAAAGGACTGCTACGCCTGCCACTCCAATGAGCGCCGCCTCGCCTGGTTCGACCAGATCGTCCCCGGCTACTGGCTCGTCCGCCACGACATCCTCACCGCCCGCGAGCACCTCAACTTCTCCACCCTCGGCACCAAGCCCGCCGCCGCCCAGCGCGCCACGCTCTTCGAAGCCGTAAACATGATCCAGCTCGGAGCCATGCCCCTCCCGCAGTTCACCGCGCTCCACCCCGACGCCAAAGTCACTCCCGAAGACCTCGCGACACTGAAGGCCTATTTAGCGCCATGGAGCACGCCGCCTGCGCCATCTTCGGCGGCAACTCCTACGTCCACCGCTCCCATTCCCCTCTCCGAAGTTCCGCCCGAATGGAACGGCCTCGCCTTCGATCCCACCTTCGAAGGCTGGAAGGTCATCGCCACCACCGACCGCGGCGACAACAACACCTTCCGCTTCATCCTCGGCAACGACATCGCCTTCAAAGCCGCCCAGTCCGGCAATATCACCCCCTGGCCCGACGGCTCACGCCTCGCCAAGATCGCCTGGCAGCAGCAGCTCGGCGCCGATGGCCTCATCCATCCCGGCAAGTTCATCCAGGTCGAGCTCATGGTCAAAGACGCCGCGAAGTATAAAGCCGTCGAAGGCTGGGGCTGGGGACGCTGGCGCGGCCTCGACCTCAAGCCCTACGGCAAAGACGCCAAGTTCGTCAACGAATGCACCACCTGCCATCTCCCCGTCAAAGGCGACGACTACGTCTACACCCTTCCCATCACCACCGCCAAAGTCGACCGTCAGGAAGCCGTCAACAACCACGCCGCCGCCCTGCCCGCCAGCCTCCCTTATCAGCCTCTAGGCTGGACACCCATCACCATGTACGTCGATCCCAAAACCCACACCACCGCGACCCTCTTCGGCAACGAGGCCGCCGTCCACTCCATTAACTCCCCCTCCGCCTCACCCACCTACCAACCCGGCTCCGTTCTCGCCCTCGTCACCTGGATCCAGCGCGAAGATCCCCACTGGTTCGGCGCCCGCATCCCCGACGCTCCACAATCAATCGAGTTCGTCACCGTTGCCGGCCCCGGCCAATCCACCTATCGTGACTTCGCCGGCAATCAGCTTACCGAAATCTCATTCAATGCCCGCATCTCCGCGAAATTCACCGCAGATATCCTCGGCCTGACACCGGCAAGTCTCCCATAG
- a CDS encoding DUF433 domain-containing protein, which translates to MDWSDCPLVESDPYKLGGVPILKGTRMQADSIVENYEGGSPIEEISYNFSIPEETIRLVLEYAQAKQKTAVPA; encoded by the coding sequence ATGGACTGGTCAGACTGCCCGCTCGTCGAAAGCGACCCTTACAAACTAGGCGGTGTTCCCATCCTCAAAGGAACCCGCATGCAAGCCGACTCCATCGTTGAGAACTACGAAGGCGGCTCGCCTATTGAAGAAATCTCCTACAACTTCTCGATTCCCGAGGAGACCATTCGCCTCGTCCTCGAATACGCGCAAGCAAAGCAGAAGACCGCTGTTCCCGCGTGA
- a CDS encoding polysaccharide deacetylase family protein gives MQSLPMDPVDLAKLILSEIENHVESRQYLVRRGEFTRWTSDVKDWLDQKGRELGYYSIYTDDLGTSEFMLDIVWWKRGSGGSAALACEIEWGNTRDPRRNAGRVAEDFDKLLSFKAPLKLMIFSSEKNLKMRQDTIRELDRYLAEYGDHRVGEKYLVLDMTTKQAAWLCEVTEEGLGTGLRLERIDLLN, from the coding sequence ATGCAGAGTCTGCCCATGGATCCAGTGGATCTCGCCAAATTAATTCTTTCTGAGATCGAGAACCACGTAGAGTCACGGCAGTATCTGGTTAGACGCGGTGAATTCACCCGCTGGACCTCCGACGTCAAGGACTGGCTTGATCAAAAGGGAAGAGAACTAGGCTACTACTCCATCTATACCGACGATTTAGGCACAAGCGAGTTCATGCTCGACATCGTTTGGTGGAAAAGGGGAAGCGGAGGCTCTGCGGCACTCGCTTGCGAGATAGAGTGGGGCAATACACGCGATCCGCGAAGAAATGCCGGTCGGGTCGCTGAAGACTTTGACAAATTACTCAGTTTCAAGGCTCCACTCAAATTAATGATCTTCAGCTCCGAGAAAAATTTGAAGATGCGGCAAGACACTATAAGAGAGCTGGATCGCTATTTGGCGGAGTATGGCGACCATAGAGTTGGCGAAAAGTATCTCGTGCTTGATATGACGACGAAACAAGCAGCCTGGCTCTGTGAAGTGACAGAGGAGGGGCTGGGTACCGGTCTCCGTTTGGAGCGAATCGACCTCCTCAACTAA